One stretch of Manis pentadactyla isolate mManPen7 chromosome 10, mManPen7.hap1, whole genome shotgun sequence DNA includes these proteins:
- the NTS gene encoding neurotensin/neuromedin N, producing the protein MGRASLIAQSLSRQKEVLEKVSFGVSLSFWTWLARRLKEMMAGMKIQLVCMILLSFSSWSLCSDSEEEMKALEADLLTSMHTSKTSKASVSSWKMTLLNVCSFINNLNSQVEETGEFREEEFITRRKFPTALDGFSLEAMLTIYQLQKICHSRAFQHWELIQEDVLDTGNDKNEKEEVIKRKIPYILKRQLYENKPRRPYILKRGSYYY; encoded by the exons atGGGCAGAGCATCTCTCATAGCTCAGTCACTTTCAAGGCAAAAGGAGGTGCTAGAGAAAGTCTCCTTCGGTGTGTCTCTGTCTTTTTGGACTTGGCTTGCTAGAAGGCTCAAGGAGATGATGGCAGGAATGAAAATCCAGCTGGTATGCATGATACTCCTGTCTTTCAGCTCCTGGAGTCTGTGCTCAG ATTCAGAAGAGGAAATGAAAGCATTAGAAGCAGATTTATTGACCAGTATGCATACATCAAAG ACCAGTAAAGCGAGTGTTTCCTCTTGGAAAATGACCCTGCTAAATGTTTGCAGTTTCATAAATAATCTGAACAGTCAAGTTGAGGAAACAGGAGAGTTTCGTGAAGAAGAGTTTATTACAAGAAGGAAATTTCCCACTGCCTTAGATGGCTTTAGTTTGGAAGCAATGTTGACGATCTACCAGCTCCAAAAAATCTGTCACAGCAGGGCCTTTCAACACTGGgag TTAATTCAGGAAGATGTTCTTGACACTGgaaatgacaaaaatgaaaaagaagaagttATAAAGAGGAAAATTCCTTACATTCTGAAACGGCAGCTATATGAGAATAAACCCAGAAGACCCTACATACTGAAAAGAGGTTCTTACTACTATTGA